From the genome of Nicotiana sylvestris chromosome 1, ASM39365v2, whole genome shotgun sequence:
ggtcaaaagtatttttttccccatagttaaggtgtttggccaagtttttagaAGAAAAGAGTATTTTTGAGTAGAAGCATAATCAGTTTttgagaaacagaaaaaaatagtttctccCTAAAATTActttttgaaaagtatttttgagaaaaatacacttagaaatactttttaaaagTTTGATCAAACATTAATTGTtattcaaaagtatttttcaaaataagtagTCAACTTAAACACATTTCTTGTCAccaaaagtcattttcaaaaaagatactttccaaaataagttgattttagaaACTTGGCCAAAGACTAGTAACGGTATATCGTTACCTTCCCTCCTcaatttctcttctttttttttctcctttaaTATTCTTAATTTTGTTTTTCCATTGGCCTTTGTGTGAATAGTGGACTACTTCATTCCCATTCAAAGCAATTGATGGAACTAGACAACATGGTGACTAAAACGATGTTTGCAAGTTATGGTGTGGAGAAACATCATGAATTGTGTGTTAAATCTAAGGGTAACCTTGTTCGTGTCATGAAATATGGAGTTCCAAAGTCCGATGGGCCTAACATTGGTCTTCCACCTCATTGTGACAAGGGCTTCATTACTATACTCCATCAAAATCAAGTAAATGGTTTGGAGATCGAAACAAAGgatggtcattggatttctgttgaatTTCCTCCTTCATCCTTTATTGTTATCGCAGGTGATGCACTTAAGGTTAGTCCTATATATTTTTCCCTATCTATGAAACTTTAATTTATCTGTCACTCCTTCTGTTTCATTTTATATGATAATATTTGACTAGACGCGTACTGAGcataagaagagaaaaatattttttgtcgtTTGACTAGGCATATAAGAAGTTTAAGAAGCAAAAAACACTTTTTGTCTCATATACCAAAAGTACGCACGGAAATTATGCTCTTAAACATATCAAAATATTTTAATGGCTATAGGGATCAGTGCCGGCTCAAGGGCCAAACAAATGAAGCAATGGCCCAATTTAAAATTAATAGTATATATTAATTCTATGGTAATTTTCTTGAAGGAATATTAACTATCTATAGTAAAAAATTATAAGATATGCATAAAATAGGAAAAGAATTATTTTGTCAATGTGATTGATGATGACTAATACTTAATTTATATTctaatattaatttttattttttttgtcatAATAAAACTTGTATTTTATATTCTCTTTTTTCCCTCTAATCACTAAGCTGTCTATTCTCTAAAAAAAGGGAATGAAAAACATGGAATAAATTTTTATAAAAATTTATTATTCTGAAGTCCTCAAGCATTACAACAAACAAGTTAAAATAATGAAATTttattttgatatatatatatatatatattacctcATAGTAGCCTATTACTTTTTATTATTTATCAGATTGCAGGTATGTCAACTATAAAGCATTAATCAAATTAATCAATGTGAATTTCTTTCTAAAGTTTGAGGAATGAGAAGCTGAAAGAGTTTCAAGATAAAAATGATGTCATTCTTTTTAATATACTAAAAATGGAAAGAGTAtcatataaaataaaatgagTGGAGTAGATTGTAAACGCTAATTATGCTGTTTAACTTGATCATGCAAAAATTTGGGTTTTTATTGGCTAAGGAATGGAGCAACGATAGAGTACATGCTGTTACACATAAAGTTACAATGAGTGGAAATGAATCAAGATATTCACTTGGGCAATTTTCACATCCAATGAAGATAGGAACACTAGAAGAGCTCATTGCTTCATCCTCTGCAGTTTAAGCCTTTTGATACTATGGAACTGATTCGTAACCATAAATAAATGGGGTGAAGAACCACAAGATGAAGATATTCTGAAGGCCTTTCCTTCAAGTGCTGATAATATTTAATTTGATGTTTTACTTCTACTATTGGAGAATAATGGACTTGATTGTTGTTATCTGTATTTACTGCTCTTTCTGTTCATTTTTACTTTTCACGTCCTTtaagaaacaataaataaaatatatattttataattttaccaTAATAATGATAGTATTTCCAAAAAGTCTTGAAAAATAATTTGCGGAATGAGTAGTTAATGATAAGggtaaaacaggaaaaagaaaaaaaaagattgtcTTTCTCTTAATTTAGTAtaatggacaagtaaaagtgaaactAGATTTCTAATACAGTGGATAAGTAAAACTGAATGGAAAGAATATTATATAAGCATGAAACTTCAACACAAAATTAAAATGATGATCGACTTGTCTATGTATCCTTCTTGAAGTGTATTTCATGTTATGATTAATACGTGTATTTATAACATAGAGAACGGTGAGGAAAAGAATTGGAACTTCTAAATCAAATAATATTTCATGTTGCCGAATTGTTTTGTTCCCATTAATTATTAATTAGAAATCTGACCCATCTAGTAGTAATGTATACGCGATTTTAGCAAACTCTATGAAATATATATCATTTCTAACCAATCACATAAACACCTACTTCCTAATTATTTACCTGGATCCTTCTTTTTTGATAGTTACggaatatttattataataacTAGAAGTCTTTTAGCTTGTTACAAGTAGATGAAAAGTTCCCACTCATTGGTGGAATATCACAAGAAATATTTTGATTACCTAAAGTTCCAAGCATATTACAAGACGTAGTTGCTACAGATTTTTCAAAAAGACAGTTTCGATTTTGTTCCGTCGTCAATTGTAGCTTCACAAAAAGAGGTGGAGTTGCATGGAGCCTTGGCCTGTCCGAACTAAACGGCTTAAAGTCTTTTTTGGTGGCGTCTTTAGCTAGTAGATACACCACTTGATTGCCTTCGTGGAAATTATGTCGAAGCAGGAGGTCCTTCTGCTGGTGCTTTAATGGTCTGTATGCATAAACAATGTTAGAAAAAGCTATATGGTCTTGATGTATTGCATTGATAGCCGCTGTTGAATTTGTTTCCACCTCAAGGGGAAAAAGTTTGAAATTTGTGGCAATTTGGAGCCCCTCGTATATTGCTTGCAATTCAGCATGTATAGGAGAAATGGCAGTATCTTGTTTTTGGAAGCCAATGATCCAATTACCTGTGTGATCTCTGAAGACTCCTCCTATTCCTGAATTCGTAGCACAATTTTTGTATGCTCCATATTAAGTTTATATCAATTTTTATGTGGTGCATGCCAGCTTATTTTGACCGACATTTTGCTTTGGAGAGGTGCACTTGTGGAGTTTAGCAAGAGGAATTCCGGAGCATGCTCTATTATGGTTTTTAGTAAGGGTGGGAAATTTGTTTTGTTTGAGTTGTTTTTGTTTCTGGAAATCCAAATTAAATACCCCATAAGATGAAAGGGAGTATATCAACCCATTTAATAATATTCATTTTTAATGTAGGATTTAAGTACCTTAAATTGAGAAGCCAATGGTTACTACCAAGAATACTATTGATGTTGATGTCAAATGACTTTCATATTTCTCTAACATAGGGGCATTTTAGAAAAATATGTGTAATGTTTTCATCATCTCTATGGCAAATAGTGCATTGAGGATCAATATTTAAATCTATACGACAGAGATATTGACGACAAGGAATTCTATCATTGAGACATTGCCATAGGAAGAATATAATTTTATTGGGGCAGTGTAACTTCCCTATCCAGTTGAAGTCAAGTTCCACTGGGGGTATATCATTAATCAATTGATAGCATGTTTTAGCGGTGAATGCCCCATTGTTGTTCAGGCTCCATAAGGGCTTGTCAGAGTTGCCTTGATTGAGAGGTTGTGGGATGGCTTTTATGTTATT
Proteins encoded in this window:
- the LOC104233645 gene encoding probable 2-oxoglutarate-dependent dioxygenase AOP1.2, whose translation is MESQRVIPVIRFSQENMSPSSSCWVSTCQDVRKAFEIYGCFLAIYEEISMELCKQVFQAVEKLFDLPVETKAKNTSTIPNFGYIGPESDTRPLYESMGIENAVNLESVQSFTNVMWPSGNTHFCGLLHSHSKQLMELDNMVTKTMFASYGVEKHHELCVKSKGNLVRVMKYGVPKSDGPNIGLPPHCDKGFITILHQNQVNGLEIETKDGHWISVEFPPSSFIVIAGDALKEWSNDRVHAVTHKVTMSGNESRYSLGQFSHPMKIGTLEELIASSSAV